A single Drosophila miranda strain MSH22 chromosome XR, D.miranda_PacBio2.1, whole genome shotgun sequence DNA region contains:
- the LOC108151001 gene encoding uncharacterized protein LOC108151001: MKMRVALLAVVTLTTVAVLVGAADPECVYRKLRGLSPHWPNPTSCSSYYRCSAKGTVRALTCPAGKEYNPKNGKCATAGRGLCKLSFVAPLSVETNVCTDEVTGAFLPKSGFCGEYYICDDQQAYAQKCSAGSVFNNTLGVCIPDTEKTCWQNLCVGEPDGSLPTNDDLCANYYSCSDGVTTLEKCPLNSYFDDSLKVCTADTDSVCWQNFCVGKADGSAVADKTNCSVFYLCSSDSATIQNCPVGSIFNADGWNCQPGKCDDTTTVEPCDDVTTTTEPCDDVTTTTEPCDEVTTTTEPCDEVTTVTEPTTGCDCADNVKNGELVANEQNCRLYNICEDGVLISGDCGKGNFFNVNLTVCQIDSENECPDSSEAECKDDEKQVDVQNCAKYYDCRNGVWQSASCVNGSYFNTTLSVCTIDYDNVCVESSTDECNVSDPAASGSNCWSYQTCINGRWQEENCTKDYYFDPVLGICKADEDGVCPENKSFYGIRPPIGNTSLIVSQRARRSVESENNEEAPCCPGGIAQGSIVCHPTDCGKYLICENGEMVEGSCGVGNVVKDGVCVPDTGATCWVCANKPNGYQLPNPDDCTSYFRCYNGLASQHSCAAGEWYNGEICEIDVTAQCINPCTCASGAVPHPICTKYYLCTDGVAQVVDCAVGEAFNNVTGLCSAATKCNAKLCATAADYTTYPVAGDTSKFYMCLNKEATIVSCPSNTAFDSTYGICEPIPSVDCDQATCQGAAEYLTYPSLNCDSSSFCTCMGDGGYLMSCNEGYVYNAADAICEFTGECDPASCVGNPEYWISPNYQDANSFCLCRNEQPVPVPCPIGYTFSSDDLLCVLIPQPDPRCDPNGCSCKTDFDTIPALNTDAGFCICVDKLPSYNSCPANTVYNQEDKACLAPEVTCTPNVCEATKCDNLEDYQTFPAPDTSGYCYCMDSCPIYGACLGNQVYDTLFGICTKPEDPCATIHCDANQCDLLPAYDPFKPEGDLTGFCYCEDGLPNYLDCAEGEIFDWDLKICQPPTVDSSCLCDASKCTASMPDFKPFPPITDSDDAGLCYCDNGEVIYDTCSTGMVFDAAQEICVIPSAPCSVCEIGKCDTLADLSTFAALNTTAGFCVCMSGSQIFAACENGTEYDVAFGACLSPSSKIVANSACDVTQCDKRGQFSKFSATNTTSGYCSCEDVGATTYHSCENGELFDEDLAACTIEACDSRQCRGRAQFEPFEARNTSAGFCSCDGVASYHHCDEGHVFDVSQGLCTLKGVIGNIACNLLECQKRARYEPFAAQNTKSGFCSCDGSDGVSVTFHACSIGQIFAPELGMCADHVIQKRSLEAQEKLACSLDEKRSVPANCSQYEICVEGHWRRHICSDQRYYNPEQQRCLEPRDDMVCAYARVTYLPPCTNRSEAQTMSTRNGSCVQYFRCAGSKWRLRNCPKQHYYSALMGSCLPFPATAKANDRDICNTTITISPTKHCQHLSVRPSLASCDSFLMCLDNVWWRHQCPLGMYFSRDRNYCLPNDADQCPQNTTTSCVSGQKRGLIGSCSIYDQCLDGQWVRMHCLEGQQFEPLLGCVPSDGRCQANGMRRICHSRELRALPLIPADGGHCMPFFHYCEGEEWLLGSCLRGQRFAPELNRCQAQVECQEQAQALTFSAAESSCLGQPDGLSVPDAEDCTRFYLCLQQQPAVLQSCASGSFFDAAQGYCRPNDGTCQLDVCSGVEDGRLVAHPEDCRAYYSCSSQNGTHLHQCEQGLYFHSLLSLCRVDHGQCQTESDPGAEESGGKVCAGLHGVRLSHELYCNLYYACVRGMAIPVECPARQQFNPVLGACEPESQALEQCQNGQLDGNSSAVYSCGTLQEGSYLANRSDCTRYFICAGGIAVAQRCATGSFFDPKQLLCVQDDGSCPFVEQLDDDEETNNQHVPPDPLVCEGKHGYILPDPANCNNFYICVSGKLRHECCYSGFFFNATLQQCQTLEPTGDVDLQTELPGNFSVREQSAQNKQCNDTPTSFDSLCSVIGNGTSVAEQGDCRRYTSCEDDLPVSQRCRNGESFDSLLRICRQSDGTCLMENGERVGVCNGKHGQLARDVDNCRGFFMCVHGQKIEGDCGPGLFFNKATSSCEQDILQQCKTDGDDSVIVTDPN, encoded by the exons atgaaAATGAGAG TTGCTCTGCTAGCTGTGGTGACACTCACTACAGTGGCGGTCCTTGTCGGAGCTGCCGATCCTGAATGCGTCTACCGCAAATTGCGTGGTCTGTCGCCCCACTGGCCGAACCCCACGAGCTGCTCCAGCTATTACCGCTGCTCGGCCAAGGGTACTGTACGGGCTCTGACCTGTCCAGCCGGAAAAGAATACAACCCCAAGAACGGCAAGTGCGCCACCGCCGGACGAGGACTCTGCAAACTGAGCTTTGTGGCTCCCCTGTCCGTG GAAACAAACGTTTGCACTGACGAGGTGACCGGAGCATTTCTGCCAAAGAGCGGGTTCTGCGGTGAATACTACATCTGTGACGACCAACAGGCATACGCCCAGAAGTGCTCCGCCGGCAGCGTTTTCAACAACACGCTTGGAGTCTGCATTCCGGATACTGAGAAGACCTGCTGGCAGAACCTATGCGTGGGAGAACCCGATGGCTCACTTCCGACCAACGACGATTTATGTGCCAACTACTACTCATGCTCAGATGGTGTGACCACATTAGAGAAGTGCCCGCTGAATTCCTACTTCGACGACAGCCTGAAGGTTTGCACCGCCGACACAGACTCCGTCTGCTGGCAGAACTTCTGCGTTGGAAAGGCAGATGGCTCAGCCGTCGCTGACAAGACCAACTGCTCCGTTTTTTACCTCTGCTCCAGCGACAGCGCGACCATCCAGAACTGCCCGGTCGGCAGTATCTTTAACGCCGATGGCTGGAACTGTCAACCCGGCAAATGCGATGACACCACCACAGTGGAGCCTTGCGATGATGTGACGACCACAACCGAACCCTGCGATGATGTGACGACCACAACCGAACCTTGTGATGAGGTGACGACCACAACGGAACCCTGCGATGAGGTGACGACCGTAACAGAACCCACCACCGGCTGTGATTGTGCTGATAATGTGAAGAACGGTGAACTCGTTGCCAACGAACAGAATTGCCGACTGTATAACATCTGCGAGGACGGCGTCCTGATCTCCGGCGATTGTGGCAAGGGAAACTTCTTCAACGTCAACCTCACTGTGTGCCAGATCGATTCTGAAAATGAGTGTCCCGATAGCTCTGAGGCGGAGTGCAAAGACGATGAGAAGCAGGTAGATGTTCAGAACTGCGCAAAGTACTACGACTGCCGGAATGGAGTCTGGCAGTCAGCAAGCTGCGTCAATGGCAGCTACTTCAACACCACATTATCCGTTTGCACAATAGACTACGACAATGTGTGTGTGGAATCTTCCACTGACGAGTGCAACGTGAGCGATCCGGCCGCAAGCGGTTCGAACTGCTGGAGCTACCAGACGTGCATTAACGGCAGGTGGCAGGAGGAGAACTGCACCAAAGATTACTACTTCGACCCGGTCCTAGGCATCTGCAAAGCTGACGAGGATGGTGTCTGTCCCGAAAACAAGTCATTCTACGGCATCAGACCACCCATCGGCAACACCAGCCTCATCGTCAGCCAACGAGCTAGGCGCAGTGTGGAGTCGGAGAACAACGAAGAGGCCCCCTGCTGTCCTGGAGGCATTGCACAAGGCTCCATTGTGTGCCATCCCACCGACTGTGGCAAGTACCTGATTTGCGAGAATGGTGAGATGGTCGAGGGCAGCTGTGGCGTGGGAAATGTGGTGAAGGACGGTGTCTGCGTGCCCGACACAGGCGCCACTTGCTGGGTGTGTGCCAACAAACCCAACGGCTACCAACTGCCCAACCCGGATGACTGCACAAGCTACTTCAGATGCTACAACGGCCTGGCCTCCCAGCACTCGTGTGCCGCTGGCGAGTGGTACAATGGAGAGATATGCGAGATTGATGTCACCGCGCAATGCATCAACCCCTGTACCTGCGCCTCTGGAGCCGTGCCCCACCCAATCTGCACAAAGTACTACCTCTGCACCGACGGAGTGGCCCAAGTGGTGGACTGTGCGGTCGGCGAGGCATTTAATAATGTCACAGGACTGTGCTCCGCCGCAACGAAATGTAATGCAAAGCTGTGTGCCACGGCGGCCGACTATACGACCTACCCAGTGGCTGGAGACACCAGCAAGTTCTACATGTGCCTTAACAAGGAGGCTACCATCGTATCCTGTCCGTCCAACACCGCCTTTGATTCGACCTACGGGATATGTGAGCCCATACCCAGT GTGGACTGCGATCAAGCCACCTGTCAGGGTGCTGCTGAGTATCTGACATACCCGTCTCTAAATTGCGACAGCTCAAGCTTCTGCACCTGCATGGGCGATGGTGGTTACCTCATGTCCTGCAACGAAGGCTATGTCTACAACGCCGCAGATGCCATTTGTGAATTT ACTGGAGAGTGCGATCCCGCGTCCTGTGTCGGTAATCCGGAGTACTGGATTTCTCCCAATTACCAAGACGCGAACAGCTTCTGTTTGTGCCGCAATGAACagccggtgccggtgccctGCCCCATTGGCTATACCTTCAGCAGTGACGATCTTCTATGCGTCCTCATTCCTCAGCCAGAC CCGAGATGCGATCCCAATGGTTGCTCGTGCAAAACAGACTTTGATACGATTCCAGCTTTGAACACCGACGCTGGATTCTGTATATGCGTGGACAAGCTGCCATCGTATAACAGCTGCCCTGCAAACACAGTGTACAACCAGGAAGACAAGGCGTGCTTAGCCCCTGAA GTAACCTGCACACCTAACGTTTGCGAGGCGACGAAATGCGACAATCTGGAGGACTATCAAACATTTCCCGCTCCGGACACATCTGGCTACTGCTACTGCATGGACTCCTGTCCCATCTACGGAGCCTGCTTGGGTAACCAGGTCTACGACACGTTGTTTGGGATCTGCACAAAGCCAGAG GATCCCTGTGCCACCATCCACTGTGACGCCAACCAATGCGACTTGCTCCCGGCGTACGACCCATTCAAGCCAGAGGGCGATCTAACAGGATTCTGCTATTGTGAGGACGGACTTCCCAACTACCTTGATTGCGCCGAGGGCGAGATCTTTGACTGGGACCTAAAGATATGCCAGCCGCCCACG GTTGACTCCAGCTGCTTGTGCGATGCATCCAAGTGCACGGCGAGTATGCCTGATTTTAAGCCGTTCCCCCCCATAACGGACAGCGATGATGCCGGTTTGTGCTATTGCGATAATGGCGAAGTTATCTACGACACGTGCAGCACGGGAATGGTTTTCGACGCGGCACAGGAGATTTGCGTCATACCCTCG GCACCATGCTCCGTGTGCGAGATCGGGAAATGCGACACTTTGGCCGATTTATCCACCTTTGCGGCCCTGAACACAACCGCAGGCTTCTGCGTGTGCATGTCCGGAAGTCAGATCTTTGCGGCATGCGAGAACGGCACAGAGTATGATGTCGCTTTCGGCGCCTGTCTAAGCCCATCATCCAAAATTGTCGCCAATTCTGCTTGTGACGTGACCCAATGCGACAAACGCGGGCAGTTCTCGAAATTTTCGGCCACAAACACGACCAGTGGATATTGCAGTTGCGAGGATGTCGGCGCCACCACCTACCACAGCTGCGAGAACGGAGAGCTCTTTGACGAGGACCTGGCCGCCTGCACGATTGAGGCGTGCGACTCTCGCCAATGCAGAGGTCGCGCCCAGTTTGAACCGTTCGAGGCGAGGAACACCAGTGCGGGATTCTGCAGCTGTGACGGAGTCGCCAGCTACCATCACTGTGACGAAGGACACGTCTTCGATGTTTCCCAGGGCCTGTGCACATTAAAAGGTGTCATCGGCAACATTGCCTGCAACTTGCTAGAGTGCCAGAAGCGGGCTCGCTATGAGCCCTTCGCGGCTCAGAACACAAAATCCGGATTCTGCTCGTGCGACGGCTCGGACGGAGTCAGTGTCACCTTCCATGCCTGCTCGATCGGCCAGATTTTCGCCCCCGAGCTGGGAATGTGCGCAGATCATGTCATCCAGAAGCGCTCACTGGAGGCGCAGGAAAAA CTTGCCTGCAGCTTGGATGAAAAGCGCTCAGTCCCAGCGAACTGCTCCCAGTACGAGATCTGCGTGGAGGGGCACTGGCGACGACACATCTGCTCCGATCAGCGTTACTACAACCCAGAGCAGCAACGCTGCCTAGAGCCAAGGGACGACATGGTTTGTGCCTATGCGCGGGTCACGTATCTTCCCCCCTGCACCAACCGCAGCGAGGCCCAAACGATGTCCACCAGAAATGGCAGCTGCGTACAGTACTTCCGGTGCGCAGGCAGCAAGTGGCGCCTTCGTAACTGTCCCAAGCAGCACTACTATTCTGCCCTGATGGGTTCCTGCCTGCCGTTTCCGGCTACCGCAAAGGCAAACGATCGGGACATCTGCAACACAACAATCACCATAAGTCCGACCAAGCATTGCCAGCATctgtccgttcgtccgtctTTGGCAAGCTGTGACAGCTTCCTCATGTGCCTGGACAACGTTTGGTGGCGGCACCAGTGTCCACTGGGAATGTACTTCAGCCGCGACCGCAACTACTGTCTGCCAAACGATGCCGACCAGTGTCCGCAGAATACCACGACTTCCTGTGTTAGCGGCCAAAAAAGAGGCCTGATTGGCAGCTGTAGCATCTATGACCAATGTTTGGACGGCCAGTGGGTGCGGATGCATTGCCTCGAGGGACAACAGTTCGAGCCACTGCTCGGCTGCGTGCCCAGCGATGGAAGGTGCCAGGCGAACGGAATGCGCCGTATCTGCCATAGTCGGGAGCTACGGGCTCTGCCACTGATCCCAGCGGACGGAGGGCATTGTATGCCATTCTTCCACTACTGCGAGGGAGAGGAGTGGCTCCTGGGAAGCTGCCTTCGTGGCCAGCGATTCGCCCCAGAACTGAACAGGTGTCAGGCCCAAGTCGAGTGCCAGGAGCAAGCTCAAGCTCTGACCTTTTCGGCTGCGGAGAGCAGCTGTTTGGGCCAACCAGATGGCCTAAGCGTGCCTGATGCCGAGGATTGCACACGGTTTTACCTGtgcctgcagcagcagccggctGTACTGCAGAGCTGTGCCTCCGGTAGCTTCTTCGACGCCGCTCAGGGATACTGCAGACCCAACGATGGCACCTGCCAGCTGGACGTCTGCTCAGGAGTAGAGGACGGCAGACTAGTGGCTCATCCCGAGGACTGTCGTGCGTACTACAGCTGCTCCAGCCAGAACGGTACTCACCTCCACCAGTGCGAACAGGGACTGTACTTCCACAGCCTGCTCTCATTGTGCCGCGTTGACCACGGCCAGTGCCAGACGGAATCGGACCCTGGGGCGGAGGAATCTGGCGGAAAGGTATGTGCGGGGCTACACGGGGTGCGCCTGTCCCACGAGCTCTACTGCAACCTGTACTACGCGTGCGTGCGTGGCATGGCGATTCCAGTGGAGTGTCCCGCACGACAGCAGTTCAATCCCGTCCTGGGGGCCTGTGAGCCGGAGTCGCAGGCATTGGAGCAGTGCCAGAACGGACAGCTGGACGGAAACAGCAGCGCCGTCTACAGCTGCGGTACCCTTCAAGAGGGGAGCTACCTGGCCAACCGTAGCGACTGCACGAGGTACTTCATCTGTGCTGGTGGCATTGCTGTAGCTCAGCGGTGTGCAACAGGGAGCTTCTTCGATCCGAAGCAGCTATTGTGCGTGCAAGACGACGGCTCCTGTCCGTTCGTGGAGCAGTTGGACGATGATGAGGAGACAAATAACCAGCATGTGCCGCCCGATCCACTGGTCTGCGAGGGAAAGCACGGCTACATTCTACCGGATCCGGCCAACTGCAATAACTTCTACATCTGCGTGTCTGGGAAGCTACGCCACGAGTGCTGCTACTCCGGCTTCTTCTTCAACGCTACGCTCCAGCAGTGCCAAACCTTGGAGCCAACCGGCGATGTGGACTTGCAAACGGAGCTGCCCGGAAATTTCTCAGTGCGGGAGCAAAGCGCGCAGAACAAGCAGTGCAACGACACACCCACGTCCTTCGACAGCCTGTGCAGCGTCATTGGCAATGGCACATCCGTGGCAGAACAGGGCGACTGCCGGCGCTACACCAGCTGCGAGGATGATCTGCCCGTGTCCCAACGCTGCCGCAATGGGGAGAGTTTCGACAGCCTCCTAAGGATCTGTCGCCAGAGCGACGGCACTTGCCTCATGGAGAACGGCGAGCGCGTAGGTGTCTGCAACGGAAAACATGGCCAGTTGGCTCGCGATGTTGACAACTGTCGCGGCTTTTTCATGTGTGTGCACGGGCAGAAAATCGAGGGCGACTGCGGACCGGGACTCTTCTTCAACAAGGCTACGAGCAGCTGCGAGCAGGATATCCTGCAACAGTGCAAAACCGATGGAGATGACTCGGTAATTGTGACCGATCCGAACTAG
- the LOC108151023 gene encoding integumentary mucin B.1 — MNRPLVWVNSESSQLLNDMKLVWIFISLQLMLLATSLNARRCVRPTSTSVAPGTTSKPSSTTPNPTDEDSMETSLGTTDTSTPVPTDDDPTDASSDPSGETTDAPSDPSEETTDAPSDPSGETTGSPSDPSGETTVAPPYPSGETTVAPPDPSGETTDAPSDPSGETTGSSSDPSGETTVAPSDPSDESTDTPPTTKAPPNIDATAACQAYPTAHYLQYPYDCHMFILCDGNVGYIHTCPDELFWDSKELTCGTACK, encoded by the exons ATGAACAGACCATTAGTTTGGGTTAATAGTGAATCAAGTCAACTACTGAATGATATGAAAC TGGTCTGGATATTCATCTCCTTGCAGCTAATGCTCCTGGCGACTTCCCTCAACGCCAGAAGATGTGTCCGTCCCACGTCGACTAGCGTCGCACCAGGAACTACGTCGAAACCATCGTCAACCACACCCAATCCCACAGATGAAGACTCAATGGAAACATCCCTAGGAACAACTGATACTTCGACGCCAGTACCCACCGACGATGATCCAACTGACGCCTCCTCTGACCCATCGGGAGAAACTACTGATGCACCATCGGATCCATCGGAAGAAACTACTGACGCTCCATCGGATCCATCCGGAGAAACTACTGGTTCACCTTCGGATCCATCGGGAGAGACTACTGTTGCACCACCGTATCCATCGGGAGAAACTACTGTTGCACCACCGGATCCATCGGGAGAAACTACTGACGCTCCATCGGATCCATCCGGAGAAACTACTGGTTCATCTTCGGATCCATCGGGAGAGACTACTGTTGCACCATCGGATCCATCGGATGAATCTACTGATACACccccaacaacaaaagctcCTCCCAACATAGATGCAACCGCCGCTTGCCAGGCATATCCAACAGCGCACTACTTGCAATATCCCTACGATTGTCATATGTTTATCCTGTGCGATGGTAATGTGGGATATATACATACTTGTCCAGACGAGCTCTTCTGGGACTCGAAGGAATTAACCTGCGGTACGGCTTGTAAATAA
- the LOC108151024 gene encoding peritrophin-1 — protein MRGLNRSVVTLGMLAYLVGHAIALPVEDGATETTAEEQTTLDSTASESTTLDPSTETEPQEIDTTLPAPVLCEDGEEFLAAPNCQQYYQCLYGEGVLKLCPSGLYWDPSLNVCGWDSQYCENIDVPAGTESPDDCSSGLPFLPYEPDCSKYIQCVYNIGIRQNCPSGLFWSQPLQSCDYTCDSRFAYPEDNQEQ, from the exons ATGAGAG GTCTGAACAGGTCTGTGGTTACTCTTGGAATGCTTGCATACCTTGTGGGTCATGCGATCGCGTTGCCTGTTGAGGATGGTGCGACAGAGACCACAGCGGAGGAACAAACGACACTCGATTCCACAGCATCCGAATCGACAACATTAGATCCCAGCACTGAAACGGAGCCCCAAGAAATCGACACTACACTGCCTGCCCCCGTTCTATGCGAAGATGGCGAGGAATTCCTAGCAGCGCCTAACTGTCAGCAGTACTATCAATGCTTGTATGGGGAGGGAGTTTTAAAACTCTGTCCATCGGGCCTCTACTGGGACCCTTCGCTAAATGTTTGCGGCTGGGACTCACAGTACTGTGAGAATATCGACGTTCCCGCTGGAACCGAGTCGCCAGATGACTGTTCATCTGGCCTACCGTTTCTACCCTATGAGCCGGACTGCAGCAAGTACATTCAGTGTGTCTACAATATCGGAATTAGGCAGAACTGTCCGAGCGGGCTTTTCTGGAGCCAGCCACTCCAGAGCTGTGACTACACATGCGACTCCCGCTTTGCGTACCCTGAAGACAATCAGGAGCAATGA